Part of the Musa acuminata AAA Group cultivar baxijiao chromosome BXJ2-7, Cavendish_Baxijiao_AAA, whole genome shotgun sequence genome is shown below.
TCTAACCAAAGCTGCATCTATAGATAAATTAATGTCTTAATTAATGGATCAAATCCACCATGTTTCAATTTATTTATTAAAGGATCTCCCAAAAGAAGCATCTATACCAGTTCTCCAGCAAATACTGTAGCGAAGGCATCAGCAATTTGGCCAGATAGCATGACAATGGCTGCATCCCTGCAAGTAATCAAGTATTTGTTGAAATCAAACTCTAAACTACATACTTACAATTTTCAGAAAAAATTCTAAAAGAATTTCCGAGAGGACACAAAGAATATCTACAGCACAACAGAAAGAGCCTAATAATTTCTGGAATTATATAATCACAGATCATTGCTTAATAAGGAGCCTTGGAAAAATTGAACAAATGCATATGTATGCAAAGCACCTATTGTTTAGTCTTTAGAGCTAATATAAAAGGTAATCTGTCCACTCCTAAAAAAAGATGGGGGTTAACACAACTCAAGAAAACAAGAGAAAGTCTAGCTTAATCTGGATGACAATTTCTAATATAATGACAAATCTTCATCCCCAACCCGACTTTCAAGCCCCtttcatatcaaaatgtatgTTCTTCTAGATACAAATAATGGAagcttattaaaaaaaatcaccaAATTATTATGCTAGAGTGACGTGAGGCAATAAAGTCAATATTATCACGGTGAATAGCCAAGGGCTATCAAGGAGCCTAAGAAATGCACTATTAATGAATTTTGTTTGGAATGTATCTTAAACAATCAAAGATTGTAAGACCAGTGATTTAGAAAGTGATAGGTGCCAACGTTCGAAAATGCCCAAGGCGCTAGACACTTGCTTAGACGCCTGCCCAAGTGAAGCGAGATgctatgaaatattaaaatataaaaaaatataaaatataattaaataaataaagattagcaatgctaaaatctaaataGGAACTATCATACTATTAACAATATTTAATTTACTGTTAATAATAGTTGGAGGGGAGAAATAGTCACTAATGGTagaaagtggggaaggagagggtggCAATAACAGAGGAACTTTCAGACGACGATGACAACGACAGCGATGGGGGAAGCTGCGAACAGTAGTAGTAGTGGTAGAGGAAGCTTTAAACAACAACAGCGGCGGTGGAGGAAGTTGCGGATGGCAACAGTAGGGATGGAGAAAGCATTGGATGGTGATAGCGACGACAACGAAAGCTATAGACACACAAGTAGGCGGAGGAAGCTTCATATGTATCCATTGGTGGCGGAGAAAGCTGCGATCCTCTCCCTCGATGGTGGAAGAAGCTGCACATGAAAGCAACAGTGGTGAAGGGAACTGCACACAAAAGCGAGACTTTCAGACCCATCCATCGGCGATAGAGGAAGCATCGATCCTGTGCGTCAGTATCGACAGCGGAAGCAGTGGCAGAGGAAGCAAAGGCAGCAGCTGCGCACGAAGTAGAGTTTATGGTTTGGGGTcgcgcgggggggggggggggggggggggggcggggtctGCGTGCGCAAGTTTAGTAACATTATTCAGCTTAGTTGGTTCACTCAAACCACCTCAGCTACTGTTTAACCTAACACTTCGTTTCAATCGAGCACTCGCTCGAGGTGCTTGGCGCCTAAGTTCAGGCGAGCGCTCAAGTGATGCTTCACTGAAGCACACTGTCTGGTCGAGGTTTGAGGCGCTCAAGCCtcacctcgcctcacccgagcgcctattTAAACTCCTGTGTAAGACGAGATAAGAAGCacacaaaagtaaaaaaaaaaaaaacaattcttATACAATCAACTATTGCATGGGAGACTGCAAGACTGTCTTATCTTTACTTCATGGAAATACAAAATAAAAGTAATTAAGTGAGAAAATAGGTGAAAAACAAATAAGAAAAAGGTTTGTTTACCAGGAAAACACTTCAGGAAAAAGTCCAAAAATGAAGCAAACAGAAAAGTGACACTCTATACCTTGGACTTAGTCCTATATCCGTCAGGAACAACAGCAAATAAGTAAACCAACATGCTGACGTGATATCATTTAGCATGTGACCAGCACCATACGAAAGTGCAGTTAATCTTCCTACAGGAGTCCCATTTTGTGCTTCTTCAGATGACGCGTCACCAACTAAAtgacgaaccattgtaaaatacaAAAcgataattttcttgaaaatgccTCTGGTTTAGTAGCCTGCATAGAGGAAGCAGAATCAGTCAACAGAAGGTTCTTGAATTGAAGTTATAAGCAAGTCTCATCATCAGAGACTACATTTAGTAAATCTTTATGGCATTATAAAGCAAGACAAGACAAGGAAGGCTATCATCTACCTTCCTTTTAACGAAATTTAGGGTATGAAGGCAGGCAAAATCATCTACCTTGATATTCGACTTTTCAAGGGAAATCATTTACCTTGTTGACTTGAGTAATTTCTCCAGTCATTCCATATCAAGAaaactccagaaggatgaaaaatCGCATTATCTACTAATCTGTATGTCACATTCCTTTACATGTAAAGAAGGTTTTGGCAAACAAGGAACCCCTGTCTTGCCTAAAGTTTTGCAGCAGTTCTTGAAAAATTGAAATCAAATTAATGGATAATAACACTAGTATCAATTTACTTCAACATCTTCAAAGCTGAAGAACCCACAGATTAACTATCCTATTCACGTTATACACAGAGGATATGTTAGTAGGTACCGCAGGTGAAATCAGCACCATTCGCCCACGTCGATAGAAATCAGCATCGTGCATAGCGCGCAAGACAGTAGGCAACGAATGAGACTCAAGAAAGTGCCATTCAAAGTCAATAAACAAAACTCAAGAACAAAACTCAAGACAATGAATGAGTTCTTGGAATCCACTCAGAGCATCAAACCCAGGTAACTTCACAAACCAATCGACACAAGACACGATAAACACCACCAAGGCAGTCGATCGCAGATCGTGCAACCAAGATTTGCACACAAAGAATCACCAACTGTTTCtgcggaggagaagaggaggcaacAATACCTGTTAGATCGGGCCAAGGGTTGGGACGATGAAGCCAGCGCTCGTCGCTCCAGTTTATATAGAGGATCGAATCAAACAAGCAGGAGATATTCCACATGATGGCGTGGAAATTCGTAGGCTTAATCCCCTCCTCTCCCATTTTCCGGCGTTCAATCGTTCTGTTCTTCACCACTTCAAGACGCATTTGCGCCATCTTTTCTTCTTCTGGCGGCGATCGGAAGCGAGGATCCCGTCCATTTCTAGTTCTAGTCGAACCTTCCAATTCCGGGATCAGTACGTACACGCGTCGACATGACAGCGGGTCGGGTTTTTTAAGCCGGGCTATGAAACCCGCTCGAGCCGGATCGAGAGCATGAATACAAAATAAGCATCCGAGTGGGATTTGGGATTAGTTTGGATGGTAATCGGGTTTAGAAGGTGATAGCGGATCCGCTAATGCGACTAAGTCGGGATGAGTTTGGAAATCAGTAGTTGGAGGAAATCTCGGTCTCGTGTGTTGGGAGTTTGAACATGGAACCCAGTAAACATTGGACACGTACTACCATTGCGTTTTGGTTGGACACGTTTCGTGGCATCACCGAGGGGACGACTCGCGAAGTCCACCATCGAAGCTATAATTCGTGTGGTAAGAGAACACTCAAGACGATATTTTGGAGACCTGAAAGTTTGCACGTCATGTTCGACCATTTGCATGCATCGATCCTATCTACTTATCCTGACATGCTTCATAACAGGTGTAGATGCAGAGAACCAAGCTTTGATGTGCGTTGGATGATCGAAGGTAGAAGATGATGAGCTTGAAATATCGAGGGCTTTTTTGGGCCTTCCACACCCTAATTTAGCATCCGAGAAGATTGCGACACAAGATCGATCATCCAAAAGATTGTGACTAAATGGAAAGGAACACCACGTTGCAGCCACAAAATACATATAATAATAGTTTGACCGACACTAGTGATGAACTTGAGGCAGAACTAATCATCAAGAACATCTCGCAGGCTCAAAGACATGAAAGCAAAGAAAGTATGGTAGCGATAAGCGGAAATATAGTAACGTAGGTGTGGCTGCAGCAGCAGATTTAGATGAGTTTAGTCATCAACGCCGAGGGCATATTGCATGAGCATTTGCCCGCAGGAGGCGAGAGGCACGTCCTTGAGGAAGCCCAAAGAATTGGCGTAGCGAACGCTGGAGGTGATCCCAACATTGTGGGTGAGCACAACAGCCGCGTGGTTCCTCCCGTCGCTGATCTCGGAGCAGTCGTTACGAGGGCTCGACACCAGCATCACCGCGCAGGATTCCTCTTGGTGGTCGTCGGACACGGGGATTTGGTAGGTTCCCTTGTTGTTCGTCACTGCCACCGCGGTCAAGGTGCTCGCGCCCGTCGTGTAGTTCTTGCACTCCAGCTTCACCTTGGCACCTGAAGTCACTAAGTTAGCATTCCAAGGCTGCGCATTTAGGGACATAGATGAGACGATCAGCGATAACCTTCGATGTACTCGGTGGCCTTCGTCTCGAAGCCGGCGCGGCAAGTGTCGCAGTAGACGCGGCCTTCTACGACAAGATTTGGAGCGGCGATTGCGAACCCCACCATGCAAAGGAAGGTGGAGAGGAGGCAGAGTGCAGTGAACACGCGAAGGTGACTCGCCATGATCGAAAGAAGACTACGTTTCTGACGGGAACAAAGTGAGAGAAAGGGAGGATAGGCAGTGAATGAAATCAAAGCTTGGATTGCTCATCTTTAAATACCCATCCATTGCCTTCTCTTCTTGAGATGGATGGATGATGAGTTGAGTTGGTCTACGGAAAGGCAGGGAATTAAGCTTGAATGAGACATGTGTATGGCTTCGTTGCTGTGGAGGACTGATTCCAAACTATCTATCTTGCTTTTATTAGATACCAAGTGTTTGTTGTCATTCAATTGGAGAGAAAAtccaatatattaattaatatataaaagaatatattGTCACATTGGCTAGAAAACCTCTCTTTCTAGAGTtcagtttattttttatatttatttagaaaatatattattgatgaAAAACATTATTCCACTTAGTAATAGAGTATATAGTTTTCTTACATCATGCATGTATGCCATTTACATCATACAACACAATGGCGCTATAATACTGTTCGGAAACCCCATGGTGAAAGCATCACGGGATTCACACTTCATTCACCCACCGTC
Proteins encoded:
- the LOC135616313 gene encoding pollen-specific protein C13-like, which produces MASHLRVFTALCLLSTFLCMVGFAIAAPNLVVEGRVYCDTCRAGFETKATEYIEGAKVKLECKNYTTGASTLTAVAVTNNKGTYQIPVSDDHQEESCAVMLVSSPRNDCSEISDGRNHAAVVLTHNVGITSSVRYANSLGFLKDVPLASCGQMLMQYALGVDD